The Candidatus Neomarinimicrobiota bacterium genome contains the following window.
GTAAGCACGGCCTTGTTGCTAAAGCCGGATATGGCCTGTTCTCCATCTACATATCCAGAAAGCCAAAGCACCAGAAGTAAACCAATACCCAAAACATCAACAGGAAGGACTTCAAGTATCAATAGCACGAGGAGCAGGATCATCAATCCAAAAATCCCCAGAATGGCTATACTCATGATCTTTTACTCACTCAGTAGATTAATGCTTTTGTTTATTCTTGCGCTGCCAGAGGGTCGATCACAGACCGGTTCAATTCCATGGCGCTTCCTAAACTGTCAAGGGTGAAGATATCGTTCAATGGTGTCGGGGCAAAGCCAGCTTGCTGAGAGATATTGATAGTTTGGAACCCGTAATCAGATAATATCTTTTTAGCTTTATCGCTCCACAAAAACCCAAGGAAGGCATTGACTATCTCTGTCTGCTTTGGCTTAATATTGGTTTTTATTGCCACGGCGATCGGTTCAGTCATAATCGTTCTTTGGGGATGAATAATCTTCATTTCTGAAACACCCGGATGATTACCGGCTGCAGCTTCATAATTGAGCAGGATATCACCCAGACCGGCGTGAAATTGCTCCATGGCATCTTGAGAAGTTGAAGGGTGATTCCGGGAATTGGTAAAGGCTTGTGTTACAAAATCAAAAGCCTGTTCTTTGGTAAAACCCTGTCTCAGTCGCGAACCATAAAGGGCCAGGGCGGCCAACTGACCTTCTCCTGATGTGAGCGGATCGGGAATGATCACATTCATTTTACTAAAATCTATATCATCAAAACTTTTAATTGATGTTTCAAATTCTTCTCTGACAAATAAAACAATGGGGGAGCGACAAAATTTATCTTTTTTGCGAAGCTCCTGCCAGACTGCTGCAGTTATAGCTCCACTGCCAACCAGTCGTCTGGCATCCAATTCCGATGACAAAACAGCCACCTCAGCCGGAAATCTGGTTATTATCTGACGAGTGATTACACCAGAACCAGCAAAAGTTGTAATAAACTCAACCTGTTCCTGGTTTTGTTCCAGCCACATATCCTGAAAGGCGGGAACCAAAGCCTGTTCCATAACCAACTCCATGGCGCTGAAGCAATACAGGGTTATGGTTCTCGGTTCCTTCAATTTGATCTCACCACGACTAAACCAAATGAACAGAAAAACAATAATGGCTACAAGAACAGGAAAAATAATTGATGTGATCTTATAAGCCGGATCATTTTTGTATGAGGGTTCAGTGTTCCCGGTTGGCATGCTCATAAACACCCCCTTGGTGTTGGTTAACGCAACAGTTGATGGAAATTTATAGTGCTTGATCAATCGGGACAAGCAAAATCAACTTTTTTGGGAGCCTCTCGTTTTTATGCAGGTCATCAATGGCTGCTACGGAGTTATACCATTTATACTTCCATTTGCGCGTTCTAGCAGGATAATGAAAATCCCATTTGGATTAGTCAGGGACTGCCTGCCACGGCGATGTCTGGAAGACATAGATGGGTGGCAATCCATTGTCTACGCATCTGCTACGATGGATAAATCTCCAGGTTTGGTGGCAATGTTGAGATCGCCGCCTGCCTGCGCCTGTCCGCCTTCTGAACGTCCCTTCATCGCGGTGGAACAAAACGCCGCCAATAGCAGCGGGAAAAACGCAGCCGTGTGGATAAATTACAGCAGGAGCATGGAAGGAAAAGGCTTGGCGGGTCAGGCCTGTTAGTTAACTTCGTTACTGTTTTAAATAGCGAGTGTCGATCAATCTAGAATAAGGATGTACCAAATGAAAAATTTTGCTACCATTTTAATTGTTTGCGTGCTTTTTGCCGGAGCTCTTCAGGCTGAAAAAGTAGCTGTAGTTTCCAAGGTTCAGGGTGACGTGCTTCTACAAAAAGCCGCTGACCTGGAATACAATAGGACTGTTACCATGGGTACGATTCTTGACAATAATGATCAGATAAAAGTAAATGATGGCTTTGCAGTCATTCTGCTTTTGGATGATAAGAGTCAAGTCAAACTGCGCGAAAATACCGAGGTAGCTATTGGGTTGGTGGAAGATCTAAGTGGCTCGGGATACCATGTCAGGCTGGATTACGGCCAGGCTTTAACCAAATATGCCAAAGGTGCTGATTTTGAATTTCAATTGCACACTCCGACTTCAGTGGCCTCTATTAAGGGGACTGAATTCTGGACAATCACTGACCCTGAGACAGGTGATCAGGTAATTGTGATTGAGGGAGAGGTTGACGTGATGAACAATTTCACCGGAATGATGAGCACTGCCGGAGCAGGCGAAACCGTTACTTCCGGGACTGACGGTTACATAGAATCTGGTGAAACCCAGGACGGTACGATTCCGGAAGACCCCGAAGAGACCTATGGCGCTGTTGAAGAAGCCACTGAAGAAGAGGACACTGCCGTTTCAGACAGTACTGAAGTGGAAGACGATGAAGTCTTGGTTGAAGAAGACGTCGAAGAAGAGGGTGCTGTCGTTACAGGTGATATACCCGCTCCTCCTCCATCAACAATTGGTGAAACCACACCCGAACCCGAAACTGAAGAGGAAGAAGAAGAAGGAGGCGGTCTGTTCGGTGATGCCCTGGCCATGGATGCTGCTTTTGGTGCGGTTACCCTGGATGGGCAACTCTATAACCAAATTGCTCTTCGTCCAGATATTTCTATCGGCAAGCTTGGTGTCGGACTTGATATTGTGCTATACATGAATCAGGATGGTGATATTCGTTCCGATGACTGGGATGAGTACACCGATGTCATTGACAAAATTATGTACGTCCGTTGGGGTCACCCACAAGATCCACTTTATATTCGGGTTGGTACGCTGGAAAATGTCGTCATGGGTTATGGTCTTTTCGTGAATGGCTATAACAATATGATGGAATATCCTCAAGTGCGCAAAATTGGTACCCATGTAGGTTTTACTCTGGGAAATTTTGGGATAGAAGCCATGGTGGCCAATGTTAAGGAGTTGGTTGGCTTGACCAGCTTCCGAGGAACCTACAGCTTGGGTAAATTAAAACTTGGCACGACTGTGGCGGCTGATGTTAACCAGTATCTTGGGTTTAAAGATTCTGATGATGATGGTCGACCTGACATCGTTGATGATTTTCCGGATAATGATCTTTACTGGCTAGATACAGATGGCGATGGCTATGCTGATAATGATCCCACCGAGTATGATCTTGATGGCGATAACAAAACAGATAATCACCCGAACTCGATCTACAATTTTGATGACGATGGCGTTATTCTTGGACGCCAGCCCTTCAATCTAGATGGTGAAAGCTCAACCCTGGCAGGGGTCAGTTTTGATATTGGCTATCCGATTTTCAGTTCTGGTTTTCTGGATCTCCTGGTTTTTGCTGAAGCTGGTCAGTATCTGGGAGATCACAATATTTACAGCTATACAACTGCTGGCGGTTTAGACTCCACTGTTGTAACGCACGGTTGGGGAATGACAGCTCCTGGAGTCAGGGCCACAATCAT
Protein-coding sequences here:
- a CDS encoding substrate-binding domain-containing protein, whose translation is MSMPTGNTEPSYKNDPAYKITSIIFPVLVAIIVFLFIWFSRGEIKLKEPRTITLYCFSAMELVMEQALVPAFQDMWLEQNQEQVEFITTFAGSGVITRQIITRFPAEVAVLSSELDARRLVGSGAITAAVWQELRKKDKFCRSPIVLFVREEFETSIKSFDDIDFSKMNVIIPDPLTSGEGQLAALALYGSRLRQGFTKEQAFDFVTQAFTNSRNHPSTSQDAMEQFHAGLGDILLNYEAAAGNHPGVSEMKIIHPQRTIMTEPIAVAIKTNIKPKQTEIVNAFLGFLWSDKAKKILSDYGFQTINISQQAGFAPTPLNDIFTLDSLGSAMELNRSVIDPLAAQE
- a CDS encoding FecR family protein, with the translated sequence MKNFATILIVCVLFAGALQAEKVAVVSKVQGDVLLQKAADLEYNRTVTMGTILDNNDQIKVNDGFAVILLLDDKSQVKLRENTEVAIGLVEDLSGSGYHVRLDYGQALTKYAKGADFEFQLHTPTSVASIKGTEFWTITDPETGDQVIVIEGEVDVMNNFTGMMSTAGAGETVTSGTDGYIESGETQDGTIPEDPEETYGAVEEATEEEDTAVSDSTEVEDDEVLVEEDVEEEGAVVTGDIPAPPPSTIGETTPEPETEEEEEEGGGLFGDALAMDAAFGAVTLDGQLYNQIALRPDISIGKLGVGLDIVLYMNQDGDIRSDDWDEYTDVIDKIMYVRWGHPQDPLYIRVGTLENVVMGYGLFVNGYNNMMEYPQVRKIGTHVGFTLGNFGIEAMVANVKELVGLTSFRGTYSLGKLKLGTTVAADVNQYLGFKDSDDDGRPDIVDDFPDNDLYWLDTDGDGYADNDPTEYDLDGDNKTDNHPNSIYNFDDDGVILGRQPFNLDGESSTLAGVSFDIGYPIFSSGFLDLLVFAEAGQYLGDHNIYSYTTAGGLDSTVVTHGWGMTAPGVRATIMKFVNLSLEYRMTGENFAYSLFDQNYDIDRVSMQAFGVDIMKPYTRDARLLNTTKMQGIFGSLSVNVLSLVTVNGAYQHMMQVDADPVKGIYGSIDVAPDLVPKLAGASAYINRMNVDDPFDIYSEGTLFGYKVVFELGGGATLTWDFRQTFRDLDGNGEIDLSDGTEEVIKTTVIETGFSF